A single Kribbella aluminosa DNA region contains:
- a CDS encoding NADPH:quinone reductase → MRAVEYSVTGEPEVLTLVDRPMPEPAAGEVRVRIHRSGVNPTDWKSRRGSEAGTPVHPAQVPNQDGSGVVDAVGRGVDAGLRGRRVWLWEAAYQRPSGGTAQEYAVVPVRHVVPLPDTASYDLGAALGVPFLTAHRCLTVTEDGPVHLGPGKLAGRTVLVAGGAGAVGNAAIQLARWSDATVITTVSNPEKGNLAALAGADHVIDYKQQDVVSEVRAIAPGGVDTIVEVSPAANAAIDAAVIATHGSVAVYATDGGGTMELPVRASMVPNARWQFVLLYTAPDSWRPRGLGDVAAAVAAGAIRVGPEAGIPLHHYTLEQAAEAHTAVESGVVGKVLIDVT, encoded by the coding sequence GTGCGAGCTGTCGAGTACTCCGTGACCGGTGAGCCCGAGGTCCTGACTCTGGTGGACAGGCCGATGCCTGAGCCGGCGGCGGGAGAGGTGCGGGTGCGGATCCACCGGTCGGGCGTCAACCCGACCGACTGGAAGTCGCGCCGCGGCAGTGAGGCCGGTACGCCGGTGCATCCGGCGCAGGTACCGAACCAGGACGGGTCCGGGGTCGTCGACGCGGTCGGGCGAGGCGTCGACGCGGGGCTCCGCGGGCGGCGCGTGTGGCTCTGGGAGGCGGCGTACCAACGGCCGTCGGGTGGTACGGCGCAGGAGTACGCCGTGGTGCCGGTGCGGCATGTGGTGCCGCTGCCGGACACAGCGTCGTACGACCTCGGCGCTGCGCTCGGCGTACCGTTCCTGACCGCGCATCGCTGTCTGACGGTGACCGAGGACGGGCCGGTTCATCTCGGGCCGGGCAAGCTGGCCGGGCGGACCGTGCTGGTCGCCGGCGGTGCGGGCGCGGTGGGCAACGCGGCGATCCAGTTGGCGCGGTGGTCGGACGCGACCGTGATCACGACCGTAAGCAACCCGGAGAAGGGCAACCTCGCGGCACTGGCGGGCGCGGACCATGTCATCGACTACAAGCAGCAGGACGTGGTGTCCGAGGTACGGGCGATTGCCCCGGGCGGCGTCGACACGATCGTCGAGGTGTCGCCGGCGGCGAACGCGGCCATCGACGCCGCGGTGATCGCCACGCACGGATCGGTGGCGGTGTACGCGACCGACGGCGGCGGCACGATGGAACTCCCGGTCCGGGCGTCGATGGTGCCGAACGCGCGCTGGCAGTTCGTGCTGCTGTACACGGCGCCGGACTCCTGGCGGCCGCGCGGGCTCGGCGATGTCGCGGCGGCGGTCGCGGCGGGGGCGATCCGGGTCGGGCCGGAGGCCGGGATCCCGTTGCACCACTACACACTCGAGCAAGCAGCCGAGGCGCACACCGCGGTCGAGAGCGGCGTCGTCGGCAAGGTCCTGATCGACGTCACCTGA
- a CDS encoding heparinase II/III domain-containing protein, producing MRFRGTAGLAVGIAVLLLGAATAEGATRTPGDNPGIRIVPGPEEPGEAQFVPGASNVVPANAAPATDIGRTQMKAQAVAAPFYACPGFSGLEATNPLANLYADKFAWGPYAAYKVGNGGGNINWSLNPYKNASWYMWFHSLRWLGQGIIAAGKGDLAALTRVNTIAYDWYRDNPYSWKANVGAWESTMHRTNVLNCLRQAIMSGLQVTTLPTRYAWVDAALLSHARFLTNYWSGAWNHGTDESIALFGVGCALGRTDYENLAQQRLAAGITTSIDAQGSTNEQSTGYASFNYSLWGRAITVLQNCGVDPGTTIATRRALLAKWLTLATNSLGKLHQLGDTEVQATYPWTGTPLEYAGSLGATGTVPPWRVGVYSAGYVFGRTGWGTDPARGFAGESTYSIRYGAARAFHGHFDHTSITYTSRGRDIIVDGGYAAYNAGAYRTWAVSPSAHSAMTTPMSTYLNPVTRLTASAVKDTSESYVFTDAPGSGISRARSVLVLKDPDLLVVWDRASAKTAQAFQTLWHLPPDQRATVYSRTTAVAMAPGDSTRTILFQVPFKQALPAGAILVKQAQTNPIQGWYYPTSYNRQSAPTLMLARAGKTASILSFVVPVRSTGTVTYSVRQSGTTFIVNLNVAGQKTAIAISAGGSLYRAG from the coding sequence ATGCGATTCAGGGGAACGGCCGGTCTGGCCGTGGGGATCGCTGTTCTGCTGCTGGGGGCAGCGACAGCAGAAGGTGCGACGCGGACGCCGGGGGACAACCCGGGCATCCGGATCGTGCCCGGGCCGGAGGAGCCGGGCGAGGCCCAGTTCGTACCGGGCGCGAGCAACGTCGTACCCGCGAACGCGGCGCCGGCGACGGACATCGGCAGGACGCAGATGAAGGCCCAGGCAGTCGCGGCACCGTTCTACGCGTGTCCCGGGTTCAGCGGGCTGGAGGCAACGAACCCGTTGGCGAATCTGTACGCCGACAAGTTCGCCTGGGGTCCTTACGCGGCGTACAAGGTCGGTAACGGTGGCGGGAACATCAACTGGTCGCTGAACCCGTACAAGAACGCCAGCTGGTACATGTGGTTCCACTCGCTGCGCTGGCTCGGGCAGGGGATCATTGCCGCCGGCAAGGGTGATCTGGCCGCGCTGACCCGGGTGAACACGATCGCGTACGACTGGTACCGCGACAACCCGTACTCGTGGAAGGCGAACGTCGGCGCGTGGGAGTCCACCATGCACCGCACCAACGTCCTGAACTGCCTGCGCCAGGCGATCATGTCCGGCTTGCAGGTCACGACTCTGCCGACGCGCTACGCCTGGGTGGATGCCGCGCTGCTGAGCCACGCCCGCTTCCTCACGAACTACTGGAGCGGCGCGTGGAACCACGGCACCGACGAGAGCATCGCGCTCTTCGGCGTCGGCTGCGCACTTGGCCGGACCGACTACGAGAACCTCGCCCAGCAACGCCTCGCGGCCGGGATCACCACGTCGATCGACGCACAGGGGTCGACCAACGAACAGTCGACCGGGTACGCGTCCTTCAACTACTCGCTCTGGGGCCGTGCGATCACGGTCCTGCAGAACTGCGGCGTCGATCCCGGTACGACGATCGCGACCCGGCGCGCGCTACTCGCCAAATGGTTGACGCTGGCAACGAATTCGCTCGGCAAGCTCCATCAGCTCGGCGACACCGAAGTACAGGCGACATACCCGTGGACGGGGACGCCCCTGGAGTACGCCGGTTCGCTCGGAGCCACGGGCACGGTGCCGCCGTGGCGGGTCGGGGTCTACTCGGCCGGGTACGTGTTCGGGCGGACGGGCTGGGGGACCGATCCGGCGCGCGGGTTCGCGGGCGAATCGACGTACAGCATCAGGTACGGCGCGGCGCGGGCGTTCCACGGGCACTTCGACCACACGAGCATCACCTACACCTCGCGTGGGCGGGACATCATCGTGGACGGCGGGTACGCGGCGTACAACGCCGGGGCGTATCGGACCTGGGCCGTCAGCCCGAGTGCGCACAGTGCCATGACGACGCCGATGTCGACGTACCTGAATCCGGTGACGCGGCTGACTGCTTCGGCGGTGAAGGATACGTCGGAGTCGTACGTGTTCACCGACGCGCCGGGGAGTGGGATCAGCCGCGCCCGCTCGGTGCTGGTGCTGAAGGATCCGGACCTGCTCGTCGTGTGGGACCGAGCCTCGGCGAAGACCGCGCAGGCGTTCCAGACGTTGTGGCACCTCCCGCCGGACCAGCGCGCGACCGTCTACTCACGGACGACCGCCGTGGCGATGGCGCCGGGCGACTCGACCAGGACGATCCTGTTCCAGGTGCCGTTCAAGCAGGCACTCCCGGCCGGCGCGATCCTGGTCAAGCAGGCCCAGACCAACCCGATCCAGGGCTGGTACTACCCGACCAGCTACAACCGCCAGTCCGCCCCAACGCTCATGCTGGCCCGGGCCGGCAAGACGGCGTCGATCCTGTCCTTCGTCGTCCCCGTCCGATCCACCGGCACGGTCACGTACTCCGTCCGCCAGTCCGGTACGACGTTCATCGTCAACCTCAACGTGGCCGGCCAAAAGACCGCGATAGCCATCTCCGCCGGCGGCTCCCTCTACCGCGCCGGCTGA
- a CDS encoding YciI family protein produces the protein MAEYLVAFNDEWVPEHTDAELAAKSKGLRPLLAEMREVGVLIFTGGLDPEAPVFSVDASSGTPMFTDGPYVESKEHLGGFAVLDVADEEAARHWAGKIAEACGWPQQVHRFQVPRKRPETS, from the coding sequence ATGGCTGAGTACCTCGTTGCGTTCAATGACGAGTGGGTGCCGGAGCATACGGATGCGGAGCTGGCGGCGAAGTCCAAGGGGTTGCGGCCGTTGCTGGCGGAGATGCGGGAGGTCGGTGTGCTGATCTTCACCGGTGGGCTGGATCCGGAGGCGCCGGTGTTCAGCGTGGATGCTTCCAGCGGTACGCCGATGTTCACAGACGGGCCGTACGTCGAGTCGAAGGAGCACCTGGGCGGGTTCGCCGTCCTGGATGTGGCCGACGAGGAGGCGGCACGGCACTGGGCGGGGAAGATCGCCGAGGCGTGCGGCTGGCCGCAGCAGGTGCACCGCTTCCAGGTTCCCAGGAAACGGCCGGAGACGTCGTGA
- a CDS encoding DinB family protein: MTTNEQAVSGERADLLDLLATRRHFLRHTAQGLTDEQASTCSTKSELTVAGLIKHVSTVEQHWAEFAQGTADTAPTEFTPEVIAAWADQFRLVEGETLADVLAEYEKVAAATADLVRTLDLEAKYELPAAPWQPPGVFWSVRMAFLHIASETAQHSGHADIIRETIDGQKTMG; this comes from the coding sequence ATGACGACAAACGAGCAGGCCGTTTCCGGTGAGCGGGCGGACCTTCTGGACCTTCTCGCCACCCGTCGGCACTTCCTCCGGCACACCGCCCAGGGGTTGACCGACGAGCAGGCGAGTACTTGCAGTACCAAGAGTGAGCTGACGGTCGCCGGGTTGATCAAGCATGTGTCGACGGTCGAGCAGCACTGGGCGGAGTTCGCTCAGGGTACGGCCGACACGGCGCCGACCGAGTTCACGCCGGAGGTGATCGCCGCCTGGGCGGACCAGTTCCGCCTTGTCGAGGGCGAGACGCTCGCGGACGTGCTGGCGGAGTACGAGAAGGTCGCCGCCGCCACCGCCGACCTGGTCCGCACCCTCGACCTCGAAGCCAAGTACGAACTGCCCGCCGCCCCCTGGCAACCGCCGGGCGTCTTCTGGTCGGTGCGGATGGCCTTCCTGCACATCGCCTCCGAAACGGCCCAGCACTCCGGCCACGCGGACATCATCCGCGAAACCATCGACGGTCAGAAGACCATGGGCTGA
- a CDS encoding NUDIX domain-containing protein yields the protein MDPYLAQLRRDVGSRLLLLPGAQVLAIDAADRILFQRSRDTGLWELPAGGAEPGDSFRSTATREFTEETGLVGELSGRPGLLLCRPRSGRDRPPGGCSDQVTSIRTLPTTPLSTAVCASAACSSV from the coding sequence GTGGATCCGTACCTTGCTCAGCTCCGTCGCGACGTGGGTTCCCGGCTGCTGTTGCTGCCCGGCGCGCAGGTGCTGGCGATCGACGCCGCCGACCGCATCCTGTTCCAGCGCAGCCGCGACACCGGCCTGTGGGAACTCCCCGCCGGCGGCGCGGAGCCCGGCGACAGCTTCCGCAGTACGGCGACCCGCGAGTTCACGGAGGAGACCGGGCTGGTAGGCGAGCTCTCTGGACGACCCGGCTTGCTGCTGTGCCGGCCGCGCTCCGGCAGAGACCGGCCGCCTGGGGGCTGCTCTGATCAGGTGACGTCGATCAGGACCTTGCCGACGACGCCGCTCTCGACCGCGGTGTGCGCCTCGGCTGCTTGCTCGAGTGTGTAG